From Zingiber officinale cultivar Zhangliang chromosome 5B, Zo_v1.1, whole genome shotgun sequence, the proteins below share one genomic window:
- the LOC121987109 gene encoding uncharacterized protein LOC121987109 — protein MLFRILLFILIGGAQARSWSKKAKYSLKTIQTITGDLFDCVDMYKQPAFDHPLLKNHTLQLKPSNFPKGMKLAKSKPASFYGFNDTCPSGTVLIHRARKQDLIDSQLLRNQFRAQAVTHNPTADGSHNTTVEGSHYAIMESIYGPFYGAYAKMATYKLPDLQAGQTSSSTIYLFGDPKVPNNELNVIQAGWHVSPIMYGTSYPRFFTFWTIDGYEKTGCGNLECPGFVSTTNIYGPGSFIPEFSTYGGEQKYLPILIARDSNTGNWWVTYNDQLPLGYFPKELLPKMNKYASALQMGGHVYSPLNVPSPPMGSGHPSTEGSNKAAYFIQVQSVDSSNNLIIFDDEYLEFRFDISDYYSTADDHYTYNADKYVFAYGGAGGFKIK, from the exons ATGCTTTTTCgcattttattgtttattttgattGGTGGAGCACAAGCAAGATCGTGGAGCAAGAAAGCTAAATATTCACTTAAAACCATTCAG ACAATAACAGGAGATCTATTTGATTGTGTTGATATGTATAAGCAACCAGCATTTGACCACCCTTTGTTGAAAAATCACACTCTTCAG TTAAAACCAAGTAATTTTCCCAAAGGGATGAAGCTTGCAAAATCTAAACCAGCTTCTTTTTATGGATTCAATGATACTTGTCCTTCTGGAACTGTTCTTATCCACCGTGCTCGAAAACAAGATTTAATTGACTCTCAACTCTTGAGAAACCAATTTAGAGCACAAGCTGTAACTCACAACCCAACTGCGGATGGAAGTCACAACACAACTGTTGAAGGAAGTCAC taCGCAATAATGGAATCAATATATGGTCCATTTTATGGAGCATACGCAAAAATGGCGACTTATAAGCTTCCGGATCTACAAGCTGGTCAAACATCATCCAGCACTATATATCTTTTTGGCGATCCAAAAGTTCCAAATAATGAACTCAATGTGATCCAGGCTGGTTGGCAT GTTTCACCGATCATGTATGGTACCAGCTATCCTCGTTTTTTTACTTTTTGGACC ATTGATGGGTACGAGAAAACGGGATGTGGAAATTTAGAATGCCCTGGTTTTGTTAGCACCACAAATATTTATGGACCGGGAAGTTTTATTCCTGAATTTTCTACTTATGGCGGCGAACAAAAATATCTACCTATACTAATAGCTAGG GATTCTAACACAGGGAATTGGTGGGTTACCTATAATGATCAGCTACCTCTTGGGTATTTCCCTAAAGAATTGCTTCCGAAGATGAATAAATATGCATCCGCTCTTCAAATGGGTGGGCATGTTTACTCTCCCTTGAATGTACCGAGTCCTCCTATGGGTAGTGGACATCCAAGTACCGAAGGATCTAATAAAGCTGCTTATTTCATTCAAGTTCAGTCAGTGGATTCGTCGAATAACTTGATCATTTTCGATGATGAGTATCTTGAGTTTAGGTTTGATATTAGTGACTATTATAGCACCGCTGATGATCATTATACATATAATGCTGATAAATATGTTTTTGCTTACGGAGGAGCTGGAGGTTTCAAAATAAAGTAA